The following coding sequences are from one Ramlibacter henchirensis window:
- a CDS encoding tartrate dehydrogenase, translating to MTSTTRTSTTRNHPAPLRSHTIAVIPGDGIGKEVMPEGLRVLEAAAARLGIQLEWRHIEWASCDWYQAHGSMMPADWKAQLAGCDAIYFGAAGWPQVVPDHVSLWGSLLKFRREFDQYVNLRPVRLFEGVPCPLAGRKPGDIDFFVVRENTEGEYTNLGGRLFEGTDREVVIQESVFTRHGADRVLRYAYGLARSRERKHLTVATKSNGIAISMPWWNERADAVGADFPDVRVDKQHIDILTARFVLQPQRFDVVVASNLFGDILSDLGPACTGTIGIAPSANLNPGRRFPSLFEPVHGSAPDIYGQGIANPIAMIWSGALMLEFLGHRDAHDAILGAIEHVLRDGPRTRDLGGTASTVEVGKAIAQLVA from the coding sequence ATGACCTCCACGACCCGCACCTCCACGACTCGCAACCACCCCGCCCCGCTTCGCAGCCACACCATCGCCGTGATCCCCGGCGACGGCATCGGCAAGGAGGTGATGCCCGAGGGCCTGCGGGTGCTCGAAGCCGCGGCGGCGCGCTTGGGCATCCAGCTCGAGTGGCGCCACATCGAATGGGCCAGCTGCGACTGGTACCAGGCGCACGGCAGCATGATGCCGGCCGACTGGAAGGCGCAGCTCGCCGGCTGCGACGCGATCTACTTCGGCGCCGCCGGATGGCCGCAGGTGGTGCCGGACCACGTCTCGCTGTGGGGCTCGCTGCTGAAGTTCCGCCGCGAGTTCGACCAGTACGTGAACCTGCGGCCGGTGCGCCTGTTCGAAGGCGTGCCCTGCCCGCTCGCCGGCCGCAAGCCGGGCGACATCGACTTCTTCGTGGTGCGCGAGAACACCGAGGGCGAGTACACCAACCTCGGCGGACGCCTCTTCGAGGGCACCGACCGCGAGGTGGTGATCCAGGAATCCGTGTTCACGCGCCACGGCGCCGACCGCGTGCTGCGCTACGCCTACGGGCTGGCCCGCTCCCGTGAACGCAAGCACCTGACGGTCGCGACCAAGAGCAACGGCATCGCCATCAGCATGCCGTGGTGGAACGAGCGCGCCGATGCCGTCGGCGCCGACTTCCCGGACGTGCGCGTCGACAAGCAGCACATCGACATCCTGACGGCCCGCTTCGTGCTGCAGCCGCAGCGCTTCGACGTCGTCGTCGCGAGCAACCTGTTCGGCGACATCCTGTCCGACCTGGGCCCGGCCTGCACCGGCACCATCGGGATCGCGCCTTCCGCCAACCTCAATCCCGGTCGCCGGTTCCCGTCGCTGTTCGAGCCCGTGCACGGCTCGGCCCCGGACATCTACGGACAGGGCATCGCCAACCCGATCGCGATGATCTGGTCGGGTGCGCTGATGCTGGAATTCCTCGGCCATCGCGACGCGCACGACGCCATCCTCGGTGCGATCGAACATGTGCTGCGCGACGGCCCGCGCACGCGTGACCTGGGCGGCACGGCTTCGACAGTGGAAGTCGGCAAGGCGATCGCGCAGCTGGTGGCCTGA
- a CDS encoding NAD(P)/FAD-dependent oxidoreductase has product MRLESFWTDTAAAFDGRSDELPANADAVVVGGGFTGLSAARRLAMRGAKVVVLEAGAVAAEASGRNGGHVNNGLALDYATVAARVGRERASAWYRAYDAAVDTVERLVREENIDCGFERRGKLKLASRAPHFDQLSRSFEQLRREADPDVELLSAAAVRDEIGSDRFAGAVLYRKSAQMHMGRFGRALAEAAARRGALIYDHTPVERLQRLRGSAYRVHTRRGAIEADQVLLATGATRVGAFSSFSFWRRRIVPIGSFIIVTEPLDAAAVRALLPQRRTYTTTDTLHNYFRVTPDNRLVFGGRARFALSSPRSDARSGHVLREQLVALFPALRDTRIDYCWGGIVDMTQDRLPHAGEEDGLFYSMGYSGHGTQMSVHMGECMARVMAGDVTANPWRDNPWPAIPGHFGPPWFLPAVGVYFRIKNRFA; this is encoded by the coding sequence ATGAGGCTCGAATCCTTCTGGACCGACACCGCCGCCGCCTTCGACGGGCGCAGCGACGAACTGCCCGCCAATGCCGATGCCGTCGTGGTCGGCGGGGGCTTCACCGGCCTGTCCGCCGCGCGGCGGCTTGCGATGCGCGGGGCGAAGGTCGTGGTGCTCGAAGCCGGGGCCGTGGCCGCCGAAGCGTCCGGGCGCAACGGCGGGCATGTGAACAACGGCCTGGCGCTGGACTACGCCACGGTTGCCGCACGTGTCGGGCGCGAGCGGGCATCGGCCTGGTATCGCGCCTATGACGCCGCGGTCGACACGGTGGAGCGGCTGGTACGCGAAGAGAACATCGACTGCGGGTTCGAACGACGAGGCAAGCTCAAGCTCGCTTCACGCGCGCCCCACTTCGACCAGTTGTCCAGGAGCTTCGAGCAGCTGCGGCGCGAGGCCGACCCCGACGTGGAGTTGCTGTCCGCCGCGGCGGTGCGCGACGAGATCGGCAGCGACCGCTTCGCCGGTGCGGTGCTGTACAGGAAGAGCGCGCAGATGCACATGGGCCGCTTCGGCCGCGCCCTGGCCGAGGCGGCGGCGCGGCGTGGCGCGCTGATCTACGACCACACGCCCGTGGAGCGCCTGCAGCGCCTGCGCGGCAGCGCGTATCGCGTGCACACGCGGCGCGGCGCCATCGAGGCCGACCAGGTGCTGCTGGCCACCGGCGCGACGCGCGTGGGCGCCTTCTCCAGCTTCTCCTTCTGGCGCCGGCGCATCGTGCCGATCGGCAGCTTCATCATCGTCACCGAGCCGCTGGACGCGGCGGCGGTGCGCGCCCTGCTGCCGCAGCGGCGCACCTACACCACCACGGACACGCTGCACAACTACTTCCGCGTGACGCCGGACAACCGCCTGGTGTTCGGCGGCCGCGCGCGCTTCGCGCTCTCGAGCCCGCGTTCCGACGCCAGAAGCGGCCACGTGCTGCGCGAGCAGCTGGTCGCGCTGTTCCCGGCGCTGAGGGACACGCGAATCGACTACTGCTGGGGCGGGATCGTCGACATGACGCAGGATCGCTTGCCGCACGCGGGCGAGGAGGACGGTCTGTTCTATTCCATGGGCTACAGCGGCCACGGCACGCAGATGTCGGTGCACATGGGCGAGTGCATGGCGCGCGTGATGGCAGGCGACGTGACGGCGAACCCGTGGCGCGACAACCCGTGGCCGGCGATCCCGGGGCACTTCGGACCGCCGTGGTTCCTGCCCGCGGTGGGCGTGTACTTCCGGATCAAGAACCGATTCGCCTGA
- a CDS encoding cupin domain-containing protein yields the protein MSNLTFFKFDDLGPGRESAPLPERLLAGDPRFTNWDVEQSPDGKVRTGVWQTTPGTIRSIKGGVWEFCYILSGVSELIEDGKQPIRVKAGDAFVMNPDYIGKWRCIETTRKIWIMYGAQ from the coding sequence GTGAGCAACCTGACCTTCTTCAAGTTCGACGACCTGGGCCCCGGCCGCGAAAGCGCGCCTCTGCCGGAGCGCCTGCTCGCCGGCGACCCGCGCTTCACCAATTGGGACGTGGAGCAGTCGCCCGACGGCAAGGTGCGCACCGGCGTGTGGCAGACCACGCCGGGCACCATCCGCTCGATCAAGGGCGGCGTCTGGGAGTTCTGCTACATCCTGTCGGGCGTTTCCGAGCTCATCGAGGACGGCAAGCAGCCCATCCGCGTCAAGGCGGGCGATGCGTTCGTGATGAACCCCGACTACATCGGCAAATGGCGCTGCATCGAGACCACGCGCAAGATCTGGATCATGTACGGCGCCCAGTGA
- a CDS encoding DSD1 family PLP-dependent enzyme, which yields MEHTAVEGIAATLEDLATPCLVLDADRMDRNIARLRTRLDGLGVALRPHLKTAKSVDVARRVMTSPAGPATVSTLREAEQFVAAGVRDIIYAVGIAPAKLPQVLALRAKGADVAVVLDSVEQARAVASASRRAGTRIPALIEIDCDGHRSGVLPSDRQRLLDIGRALEDGAQLRGVMTHAGASYAARGSDALRQCAEAERRSVVDAATILREAGLACPVVSVGSTPTAHHATDLAGVTEVRAGVFVFFDLVMAGIGVCRVDDIALSVLATVIGHQREKGWILVDAGWMAMSQDRGTRKQQVDQGYGLVCDVRGKPYADLIMADANQEHGIITVRPGSAGVLPDLAIGDRVRILPNHACATGAQHAAYHVVRGTSSAVEAEWPRFGGWQ from the coding sequence ATGGAACACACCGCGGTCGAAGGCATCGCCGCCACGCTGGAGGATCTGGCGACGCCCTGCCTCGTCCTCGACGCCGACCGGATGGACCGGAACATCGCGCGCCTGAGGACCAGGCTGGACGGCCTGGGCGTCGCACTGCGTCCCCACCTGAAGACGGCCAAGTCGGTGGATGTCGCGCGGCGCGTGATGACCTCGCCGGCGGGGCCGGCCACGGTTTCCACCCTCAGGGAAGCCGAGCAGTTCGTGGCGGCCGGCGTGCGCGACATCATCTACGCCGTGGGCATCGCGCCGGCCAAGCTGCCGCAGGTGCTCGCGTTGCGTGCCAAGGGCGCCGATGTTGCCGTCGTGCTCGACAGCGTGGAGCAGGCGCGCGCGGTGGCGAGCGCCTCGCGCAGGGCGGGCACCCGCATCCCGGCCCTCATCGAGATCGACTGCGACGGCCACCGCTCCGGCGTGCTGCCTTCCGACCGGCAGCGCCTGCTCGACATCGGCCGTGCCCTCGAAGACGGGGCGCAGCTGCGCGGCGTGATGACGCACGCGGGCGCCAGCTATGCGGCGCGCGGCAGCGACGCCCTGCGGCAATGCGCGGAGGCCGAGCGGCGCAGCGTGGTCGACGCGGCCACGATCCTGCGGGAAGCGGGCCTCGCGTGCCCGGTGGTCAGCGTCGGCTCCACCCCGACCGCGCATCACGCGACCGACCTCGCCGGCGTGACCGAAGTGCGCGCCGGCGTGTTCGTGTTCTTCGACCTTGTCATGGCCGGCATCGGCGTGTGCAGGGTCGACGACATCGCGCTCTCGGTGCTGGCGACGGTCATCGGCCACCAGCGCGAGAAAGGCTGGATCCTGGTCGATGCGGGCTGGATGGCCATGTCGCAGGACCGCGGCACGCGCAAGCAGCAAGTCGACCAGGGCTATGGGCTGGTGTGCGACGTCCGCGGCAAGCCCTATGCGGACCTCATCATGGCCGACGCGAACCAGGAACACGGGATCATCACCGTGCGGCCGGGCTCCGCTGGCGTGCTTCCGGACCTGGCCATCGGGGACCGCGTGCGCATCCTGCCGAACCACGCGTGCGCGACGGGCGCCCAGCACGCGGCCTATCACGTGGTGCGCGGCACTTCATCTGCTGTGGAGGCCGAGTGGCCGCGATTCGGGGGCTGGCAATGA
- a CDS encoding haloacid dehalogenase type II produces the protein MTFRPKYITFDCYGTLTYFPMHQVAYDIYEGQLPPEQMHVFLKNFADYRFDEVMGDWKPYQEILHSALQRACRRHGLAYRAEHAKRVYDAVPTWGPHADVPHALTRVGKKIPLVILSNAMNEQIHSNVEKLKAPFHKICTAQDAGAYKPRLQAFEYMLDQLGCAPEDILHVSANPRYDIFPAQDLGIVNKVFVNRGHEPRPNDAYGFAEIRDINGLPALVGL, from the coding sequence ATGACCTTCCGCCCCAAGTACATCACGTTCGACTGCTACGGGACGCTCACGTACTTCCCGATGCACCAGGTGGCCTACGACATCTACGAGGGCCAGTTGCCGCCCGAGCAGATGCACGTGTTCCTCAAGAACTTCGCGGACTACCGATTCGACGAGGTGATGGGCGACTGGAAGCCCTACCAGGAGATCCTTCATTCGGCGCTGCAGCGTGCCTGCAGGCGCCACGGGCTGGCCTACCGGGCCGAGCACGCCAAGCGCGTGTACGACGCGGTTCCCACGTGGGGGCCGCATGCCGACGTGCCGCACGCGCTCACGCGCGTGGGCAAGAAGATCCCGCTGGTGATCCTGTCCAACGCCATGAACGAGCAGATCCACTCCAACGTGGAGAAGCTGAAGGCGCCGTTCCACAAGATCTGCACGGCGCAGGACGCAGGCGCGTACAAGCCGCGCCTGCAGGCGTTCGAGTACATGCTGGACCAGCTGGGCTGCGCGCCCGAGGACATCCTGCACGTCTCCGCCAACCCGCGCTACGACATCTTCCCGGCGCAGGACCTGGGCATCGTCAACAAGGTGTTCGTGAACCGCGGCCACGAGCCGCGCCCGAACGATGCGTACGGCTTCGCGGAGATCCGGGACATCAACGGGCTTCCGGCGCTGGTCGGACTCTAG
- a CDS encoding cupin domain-containing protein, whose protein sequence is MDTPIATRTTVALVLHRADGNPVATEFQRAAFGRKDPFARQREIAWEGPKGIAAGCTSFIGELEVASFPHTETLVVVEGELILAAEGANPLVLGHDAGAVIACGTSLRIQAASRVRFVWCALECERPVRAGITPLRAEADFEPSAPPPAHTLLGPAPQCRSDNVFTDEQAQYRAGTWDSTGYHRIVRPHPLNEFMHLLAGSVRFACADGSVVTARAGDALFVPQGEPVGWESSERVAKFYAVQTVQD, encoded by the coding sequence ATGGACACTCCCATCGCTACCCGCACGACCGTCGCGCTGGTGCTGCATCGCGCCGACGGCAATCCCGTCGCAACCGAATTCCAGCGGGCCGCGTTCGGCCGGAAAGACCCGTTCGCGCGGCAGCGCGAGATCGCATGGGAAGGACCGAAAGGCATCGCTGCCGGCTGCACCAGCTTCATTGGCGAGCTCGAGGTCGCAAGTTTCCCGCACACGGAAACGCTCGTCGTCGTCGAAGGCGAGCTGATCCTGGCAGCGGAAGGCGCGAACCCGCTGGTGCTGGGCCACGATGCAGGCGCCGTGATCGCGTGCGGCACGAGCCTGCGCATCCAGGCCGCCTCCCGCGTGCGCTTCGTGTGGTGCGCCCTCGAATGCGAGCGGCCGGTCCGGGCAGGCATCACGCCGCTGCGCGCGGAGGCCGACTTCGAGCCTTCGGCCCCGCCGCCCGCTCACACGCTGCTCGGCCCCGCGCCGCAATGCCGCAGTGACAACGTCTTCACCGACGAGCAGGCGCAGTACCGCGCCGGCACCTGGGATTCGACGGGGTACCACCGCATCGTCCGCCCCCATCCGCTCAACGAGTTCATGCACCTGCTGGCCGGCAGCGTGCGATTCGCGTGCGCCGACGGCAGCGTGGTCACGGCACGCGCCGGCGATGCGCTCTTCGTGCCGCAGGGCGAGCCCGTGGGGTGGGAGAGCAGCGAGCGCGTCGCGAAGTTCTACGCCGTGCAGACCGTGCAAGACTGA
- a CDS encoding NAD(P)/FAD-dependent oxidoreductase, whose translation MAQPLRHVETSPTLPARADVVVIGGGIIGVFAAYYMARRGLSVAVVEKGRIGAEQSSRNWGWCRQQNRDARELPMATKSLELWEKFAADTGEDTGFTRHGLLYLSDDEDEIARWARWRDFAKTAGVTTHLLSGREAAERGRATGRPWKGGVFSPTDGTADPSKAAPAVAAALMKLGGSVHQKCAARGLELEGGRVSGVVTEAGTIKTRTVVLAGGAWASSFCRQLGIRFPQATVRQTIVQVSAVEQRLPDALATARVAVTRRGDGSYNLAISGRGRVDPTPQLMRFAPQFVPMFAKRWRNVFPGGMDGIRWGHETLARWKLDAPTPMERARILDPRPDPAGVRETHRRAVAMLPALREARIENTWAGYIDSTPDGVPGIGEVPEVPGFILAAGFSGHGFGIGPGAGHLIADLVTGDKPIFDPVPFNPARFRKSAWGKVADF comes from the coding sequence ATGGCACAGCCCCTTCGCCACGTCGAGACCTCGCCCACCCTGCCCGCGCGCGCCGACGTCGTCGTGATCGGCGGCGGGATCATCGGGGTCTTCGCCGCCTACTACATGGCCCGGCGCGGCCTGTCCGTGGCCGTGGTGGAGAAGGGCCGCATCGGCGCGGAGCAATCGAGCCGCAACTGGGGCTGGTGCCGGCAGCAGAACCGCGACGCGCGCGAGCTGCCGATGGCGACCAAGAGCCTGGAACTCTGGGAGAAGTTCGCCGCCGACACGGGCGAAGACACCGGGTTCACCCGCCATGGGCTGCTCTACCTGAGCGACGACGAGGATGAAATCGCGCGCTGGGCGCGATGGCGCGACTTTGCGAAGACCGCGGGCGTGACGACGCACCTGCTGAGCGGCCGCGAGGCTGCAGAGCGCGGGCGCGCAACCGGCCGCCCCTGGAAAGGCGGCGTCTTCTCGCCTACCGACGGCACGGCCGACCCTTCCAAGGCGGCGCCCGCCGTGGCGGCTGCACTGATGAAACTCGGTGGCAGCGTCCACCAGAAGTGCGCCGCCCGCGGCCTGGAGCTGGAGGGCGGCCGCGTCAGTGGCGTGGTGACGGAAGCGGGCACGATCAAGACGCGAACCGTGGTGCTGGCCGGCGGCGCGTGGGCGTCCTCGTTCTGCCGCCAGTTGGGCATACGCTTCCCACAGGCGACGGTGCGCCAGACCATCGTGCAAGTGTCCGCCGTCGAACAGCGCCTTCCGGACGCGCTGGCCACCGCGCGTGTAGCAGTCACCCGGCGCGGCGACGGCAGCTACAACCTGGCCATCAGCGGCCGTGGGCGGGTGGATCCCACGCCGCAGTTGATGCGCTTCGCGCCGCAGTTCGTGCCGATGTTCGCCAAGCGCTGGCGCAATGTGTTCCCCGGCGGCATGGACGGCATCCGCTGGGGTCACGAAACCCTTGCCCGATGGAAGCTCGACGCGCCGACACCCATGGAGCGGGCGCGCATCCTCGACCCCAGGCCCGACCCCGCCGGCGTGCGCGAAACACACCGCCGCGCCGTCGCCATGCTCCCTGCGCTGCGTGAGGCCCGCATCGAGAACACCTGGGCAGGCTACATCGACAGCACGCCTGACGGTGTGCCCGGGATCGGTGAAGTGCCGGAAGTGCCCGGGTTCATCCTGGCCGCGGGCTTCTCGGGGCACGGCTTCGGCATCGGTCCGGGCGCAGGCCACCTCATCGCTGACCTCGTGACGGGCGACAAGCCGATCTTCGATCCCGTCCCTTTCAACCCCGCGCGATTTCGCAAATCGGCGTGGGGCAAGGTCGCTGATTTCTAG
- a CDS encoding aldehyde dehydrogenase family protein, translated as MRSDTGFYIDGAWRDAAGHDTAQVINPATEQAIADVALGREEDVEAAVAAARRAFAGWSRTQPAERAELLGRVHRLVLERLELFAQAITKEMGAAIAYARSAHVPVAAEHIRVARDNLAAYPFTTRRGSTVIVREPIGVCALITPWNWPLYQITAKVAPALAAGCTVVLKPSELSPLSARLFAQVMHDAGCPPGVFNLVNGSGPVVGAALASSAEVDMISITGSTRAGVLVAQAAAVTVKRVAQELGGKSPNILLPDAAFDRVVPLGVAAAFRNVGQSCSAPTRMLVPRARLRDVERLAAAAAAQLVVGDPLDERTTHGPIANRPQFERVQSMIRVGLGEDARLVCGGPGRPQGLHTGFYARPTIFSNVKTGMAIAQEEIFGPVLAILPYDTIDEAVAIANDTVYGLGAHVQGTDMDTVRAVARQIRSGQVHLNHPAWDPNAPFGGYKQSGNGREYGIEGMEEYLETKAILGYANS; from the coding sequence ATGAGGTCCGACACGGGGTTCTACATCGACGGCGCCTGGCGCGACGCGGCCGGCCATGACACGGCGCAGGTCATCAACCCCGCGACCGAGCAGGCCATCGCCGACGTCGCACTCGGCCGTGAAGAGGATGTGGAGGCCGCCGTCGCCGCCGCTCGGCGTGCTTTCGCCGGCTGGTCGCGCACTCAGCCCGCCGAACGCGCCGAGTTGCTGGGCCGGGTCCACCGGCTGGTGCTCGAGCGCCTGGAGCTGTTCGCGCAGGCGATCACGAAGGAGATGGGCGCCGCGATCGCGTACGCGCGAAGCGCCCACGTGCCGGTGGCTGCCGAGCACATCCGCGTCGCCCGCGACAACCTGGCCGCCTATCCGTTCACCACGAGGCGCGGCAGCACGGTCATCGTGCGCGAGCCGATCGGCGTCTGCGCGCTCATCACGCCCTGGAACTGGCCCCTCTACCAGATCACGGCGAAGGTGGCGCCGGCGCTTGCGGCCGGCTGCACGGTGGTGCTCAAGCCGAGCGAACTGTCTCCCCTCTCGGCCCGGCTGTTCGCGCAGGTGATGCACGATGCGGGCTGCCCGCCCGGCGTGTTCAACCTCGTCAACGGCAGCGGTCCCGTTGTCGGTGCCGCACTCGCGTCGTCCGCCGAGGTCGACATGATCTCCATCACAGGGTCGACGCGCGCCGGTGTGCTCGTCGCGCAGGCCGCGGCGGTCACGGTCAAGCGGGTCGCACAGGAACTGGGCGGCAAGTCGCCCAACATCCTGCTGCCGGATGCCGCCTTCGACCGCGTCGTGCCGCTGGGCGTGGCCGCGGCCTTTCGCAACGTCGGGCAATCCTGCAGCGCGCCGACGCGCATGCTGGTGCCGCGCGCGCGGCTGCGCGACGTCGAGCGGCTGGCCGCAGCGGCTGCTGCCCAACTCGTGGTCGGCGATCCGCTCGACGAACGCACGACGCACGGGCCGATCGCCAACCGGCCGCAGTTCGAGCGCGTGCAATCCATGATCCGTGTCGGGCTGGGCGAAGACGCGCGGCTCGTCTGCGGCGGGCCGGGTCGGCCCCAGGGCCTGCACACCGGTTTCTATGCGCGGCCCACCATCTTCTCCAACGTGAAAACCGGCATGGCGATCGCGCAGGAGGAAATCTTCGGCCCGGTGCTCGCGATCCTTCCCTATGACACCATCGACGAAGCGGTCGCGATCGCCAACGACACCGTGTATGGGCTCGGCGCGCACGTGCAAGGAACGGACATGGACACGGTGCGCGCCGTCGCGCGGCAGATCCGTTCCGGCCAGGTGCACCTGAACCATCCCGCCTGGGACCCGAACGCGCCATTCGGCGGCTACAAGCAGTCGGGCAACGGCCGCGAGTACGGCATCGAAGGCATGGAGGAGTACCTCGAGACCAAGGCGATCCTGGGGTACGCGAATTCCTGA
- a CDS encoding aspartate aminotransferase family protein: protein MISTAELSLNESMLALDRAHLVHPVANWRGHEQRGATVLQSGRGAWLRDAEGRELLDAFAGLWCVNIGYGHDSVVEAAARQMRKLPYATGYFGFSSEPAIELAAKLVEIAPAGLDHVYLTLGGSEAVDAAVRLIVQYYNSTGRPRKKQFISIERGYHGSSSTGAGLTALPAFHRGFDLPRPEQHYIASPYPYRNPAGRDAKAVIASSVAALRAKVNELGAENVAAYFCEPIQGSGGVIVPPVGWLKAMREACRELDILFVADEVITGFGRTGPMFACDAEGVSPDLMTVAKGLTSGYAPMGALLMSERVYAGIADGTPSGAVVGHGATYSAHPVSAAVALEVIRLYEEGGILANGQRVARHFESGLQAMLRHPLVGDARSRGLLGALELVSDKVTKERFDPALDLPDRLAAAGYRNGLIFRAFGDGILGFAPALCYTPSEFEAMFERLQRTLDEVLDQPEVRRAVA from the coding sequence ATGATCTCCACCGCAGAACTCTCACTGAACGAATCGATGCTGGCCCTGGACCGGGCGCACCTGGTGCACCCGGTAGCCAACTGGCGCGGCCATGAACAGCGTGGCGCGACGGTGCTGCAATCCGGCCGCGGCGCCTGGCTGCGCGACGCCGAAGGCCGCGAGCTGCTCGATGCATTCGCCGGTCTCTGGTGCGTCAACATCGGCTACGGCCACGACAGCGTGGTCGAAGCGGCTGCGCGCCAGATGCGCAAGCTCCCCTACGCGACCGGCTACTTCGGCTTCTCCAGCGAACCGGCGATCGAGCTGGCCGCCAAGCTCGTCGAGATCGCGCCCGCGGGCCTCGACCACGTGTACCTGACGCTCGGCGGCTCCGAAGCGGTCGATGCGGCGGTGCGCCTCATCGTGCAGTACTACAACAGCACGGGGCGGCCCCGAAAGAAGCAGTTCATCTCGATCGAACGCGGCTACCACGGCTCGTCCTCCACGGGCGCCGGGCTGACCGCGCTGCCCGCCTTCCACCGCGGCTTCGACCTGCCGCGGCCCGAGCAGCACTACATCGCCTCGCCCTACCCCTACCGCAACCCGGCGGGCCGCGATGCGAAGGCGGTGATCGCGTCGTCGGTGGCGGCGCTGCGCGCGAAGGTGAACGAGCTGGGTGCGGAGAACGTCGCGGCCTACTTCTGCGAGCCGATCCAGGGATCGGGCGGCGTCATCGTCCCGCCCGTCGGCTGGCTCAAGGCCATGCGCGAAGCGTGCCGCGAGCTGGACATCCTGTTCGTGGCGGACGAGGTGATCACGGGCTTCGGCCGCACCGGCCCGATGTTCGCGTGCGACGCTGAAGGCGTGTCGCCCGACCTGATGACGGTGGCGAAGGGCCTGACATCGGGCTACGCACCGATGGGCGCATTGCTGATGTCGGAGCGCGTGTACGCCGGCATCGCCGACGGCACGCCGTCCGGCGCCGTCGTCGGCCACGGGGCGACCTACTCGGCGCACCCGGTCAGCGCCGCCGTCGCGCTGGAAGTGATCCGGCTGTACGAAGAAGGCGGCATCCTGGCGAACGGCCAGCGCGTGGCGCGCCACTTCGAGTCCGGCCTGCAGGCGATGCTGCGCCATCCGCTGGTGGGCGACGCGCGCTCGCGCGGCCTGCTCGGTGCGCTGGAGCTCGTGAGCGACAAGGTCACGAAGGAGCGCTTCGACCCGGCGCTCGACCTGCCGGATCGCCTGGCTGCCGCCGGCTACCGCAACGGCCTGATCTTCCGCGCCTTCGGCGATGGCATCCTCGGCTTCGCGCCGGCGCTGTGCTACACGCCATCGGAGTTCGAGGCGATGTTCGAGCGCCTCCAGCGCACGCTCGACGAGGTGCTGGACCAGCCGGAAGTCCGGCGCGCAGTGGCTTGA